One Mycobacterium marseillense DNA window includes the following coding sequences:
- a CDS encoding sodium-dependent bicarbonate transport family permease: MLQEFWHNFTHNLFKPLLLFFYFGFLIPILKVRFEFPYVIYQGLTMYLLLAIGWHGGEELAQVSASSVGAIVGFMVLGFVLNFVIGSLAYLGLSRLKSLRRVDMATVAGYYGSDSAGTFATCVAVLAAVNIAFNAYMPVMLAVMEIPGCLVALYFVARLRHRGMDSAGYMPGEAGYTPPARVGVGPGTAARPSHGQSLESQEAGIEQELELSMEKAEHWEPGQSPAGAKAKRMPILTRELFQEVFLNPGLVLLMGGIIIGLVSGLQGQKVVADDDKFFVMAFQGVLCLFLLEMGMTASRKLKDLRSAGPGFVVFGLVAPNVFATLGIFVACSYAALTHTHFKPGTYVLFAVLCGAASYIAVPAVQRLAIPEASPTLPLAASLGLTFSYNVTVGIPLYIEIARVVEQWFGV, encoded by the coding sequence ATGCTGCAAGAGTTCTGGCACAACTTCACCCACAACCTCTTCAAGCCGCTGCTGCTGTTCTTCTACTTCGGGTTTCTGATCCCGATCCTGAAGGTGCGATTCGAATTCCCCTACGTCATCTATCAGGGGCTGACGATGTACCTGCTGCTGGCCATCGGCTGGCACGGCGGAGAAGAGCTCGCACAGGTCAGCGCATCTAGTGTCGGCGCGATCGTGGGATTCATGGTGCTGGGCTTCGTGCTCAACTTCGTCATCGGAAGCTTGGCCTACCTGGGACTCAGCCGATTGAAGTCGCTGCGGAGGGTCGACATGGCCACGGTCGCCGGCTATTACGGATCCGACTCGGCGGGAACCTTCGCCACCTGCGTGGCCGTCCTGGCAGCCGTGAACATCGCATTCAACGCCTACATGCCGGTGATGCTGGCGGTGATGGAGATCCCCGGCTGCCTGGTGGCGCTGTATTTCGTTGCCCGCCTGCGGCATCGGGGTATGGACTCGGCCGGCTACATGCCCGGTGAGGCTGGTTACACCCCACCCGCCAGGGTCGGGGTCGGCCCCGGCACCGCCGCACGTCCCTCACACGGCCAGAGCCTCGAAAGCCAGGAAGCGGGCATCGAGCAAGAGCTGGAACTCTCGATGGAAAAGGCGGAACACTGGGAGCCCGGCCAGAGCCCGGCCGGCGCCAAGGCCAAGCGGATGCCGATCTTGACCCGCGAGCTGTTTCAGGAAGTGTTCCTCAATCCCGGACTGGTCCTGCTGATGGGCGGCATCATCATCGGCCTCGTCAGCGGGCTGCAGGGACAGAAGGTCGTCGCGGACGACGACAAGTTCTTCGTGATGGCCTTCCAGGGTGTGCTGTGCCTGTTCCTGCTCGAGATGGGCATGACCGCATCCCGCAAATTGAAGGACCTTCGCTCGGCGGGGCCCGGGTTCGTCGTCTTCGGTCTGGTGGCGCCGAATGTCTTTGCGACGCTGGGTATCTTCGTCGCCTGCAGCTACGCCGCCTTGACCCACACCCACTTCAAGCCGGGGACCTACGTGCTGTTCGCGGTCCTGTGCGGCGCGGCCTCCTACATCGCCGTCCCGGCGGTGCAGCGCCTCGCCATCCCGGAGGCGAGCCCGACGTTGCCGCTAGCCGCTTCACTGGGTCTGACGTTCTCCTACAACGTCACCGTCGGAATCCCGCTCTACATCGAGATCGCCCGGGTCGTCGAGCAGTGGTTCGGGGTCTGA
- a CDS encoding salicylate synthase, whose translation MTEVSVETSSTGSASPSIPLPAHIDPADLAAELAVALSERVGEEYLLYERGGEWVLATGVHAMIELDSDELRVIRDGVTQRQQWSGRPGPVLGEAIDRLLLETDQLFGWIAFEFGVYRYGLQQRLAPGTPLARVFWPQGRIVVSREAIRLFDASADHRDVVLGVLGDGLSTLREASAVDVVADTSEYRERVASAVAEIAAGRYHKVILSRSLEVPFALDFPSTYRLARRHNTPVRSFLLSLGGIRAVGYSPELVAAVRRDGVVVTEPLAGTRALGRGEARDREARDDLESNSKEIVEHAISVRSSLQEMTEIAEPGTAAVTDFMTVRERGSVQHLGSTVSGRLGTSNDRMDALEALFPAVTASGIPKAGGVEAIMRLDEGPRGLYSGAVVMLSADGGLDAALTLRAAYERDGRTWLRAGAGIIEESTPEREFEETCEKLSTLAPYLIARP comes from the coding sequence GTGACCGAGGTCAGCGTCGAGACAAGTTCCACCGGTTCTGCGTCGCCATCGATCCCGCTTCCCGCCCATATCGACCCGGCGGACTTGGCGGCCGAGTTGGCCGTGGCGCTGTCCGAACGCGTCGGGGAAGAGTATCTGCTCTACGAGCGCGGCGGGGAATGGGTGCTGGCCACCGGTGTGCACGCCATGATCGAGCTGGACAGCGACGAACTGCGGGTGATCCGCGATGGGGTCACGCAGCGCCAGCAGTGGTCGGGGCGGCCCGGGCCGGTGCTGGGCGAGGCCATCGACCGGCTGCTGCTGGAAACAGACCAACTCTTCGGCTGGATCGCCTTCGAATTCGGGGTCTATCGCTACGGGCTGCAACAGCGCCTGGCACCGGGAACCCCGCTGGCGCGGGTGTTTTGGCCGCAGGGTCGCATCGTGGTGTCCCGGGAGGCGATTCGCCTGTTCGACGCGTCGGCCGACCACCGCGACGTAGTGCTGGGTGTGCTCGGTGACGGCCTGTCCACGCTGCGCGAGGCCTCGGCGGTCGACGTCGTCGCCGACACCTCCGAGTACCGCGAACGTGTCGCGTCGGCCGTGGCGGAGATCGCGGCGGGCCGCTACCACAAGGTGATCCTGTCCCGTTCTCTCGAAGTGCCTTTCGCGCTCGATTTCCCGTCCACCTACCGGCTGGCCCGCCGGCACAACACCCCGGTGCGGTCGTTTCTGTTGTCGCTGGGTGGAATTCGTGCCGTGGGCTACAGCCCCGAACTTGTCGCCGCGGTCCGTCGCGACGGCGTCGTGGTCACCGAGCCGCTGGCGGGCACCCGGGCGCTCGGTCGCGGCGAGGCGCGCGACCGCGAGGCGCGCGATGACCTGGAGTCGAACTCCAAAGAGATTGTCGAGCACGCGATTTCGGTGCGAAGTTCGTTGCAGGAGATGACCGAGATCGCCGAGCCCGGCACCGCCGCGGTCACCGATTTCATGACGGTGCGCGAACGGGGAAGTGTGCAGCACCTCGGATCCACGGTCAGCGGGCGTCTGGGCACGTCGAACGACAGGATGGACGCGCTCGAGGCGTTGTTCCCGGCCGTGACCGCCTCGGGCATCCCGAAAGCGGGCGGGGTCGAAGCGATCATGCGCCTCGACGAAGGACCGCGCGGGCTGTATTCGGGTGCGGTCGTGATGCTTTCGGCCGACGGCGGGCTGGACGCGGCGCTGACCCTGCGCGCGGCCTACGAACGTGACGGTAGGACCTGGTTGCGGGCCGGCGCCGGCATCATCGAAGAGTCCACGCCCGAGCGTGAATTCGAAGAGACATGCGAGAAGTTGTCCACGCTCGCGCCCTACCTGATTGCGCGCCCGTAG